ATGGTTTAGTTACGTACCGTGATGCAGCTTTGCTCTTTGATGAGCAGCATTCTGCAGCTTCCAACAAGCAAAATGTAATATGCAAATCCTGAATGTCACTCTAGCTTTCAGAATTTAGATAATAACTTACTATAATATGGAGCTATTGTTTTTGCACCCAAAGATATCATGCAGTTTTCATAAAAGGTTGCAGTTGCCGTGGCACATGAACTGGCTCACCAGTGGTTTGGCAATCTTGTAACGATGGAATGGTGGACACATTTGTGGCTGAACGAGGGATTTGCAACATGGGTATCacttcatttcatttttgtacTTGTTACTTTACCTGTTTGTGGACTTAAAGTAAGTATTTTAATGTCATTAGGTGAGCTATTTAGCTACTGATAACTTGTTCCCAGAGTGGCAAATATGGACTCAGTTTCTTGATGAATGTACTGGGGGTCTTAGGCTGGATGCTCTTGAAGAATCTCACCCCATCGAGGTACATTTATGTGGACTAAGGCTTTCATGGGTTTCATTTGAGTTCTTTTGTccaaaaattttctttttgcggGCATCAATCCTTGTTAACCTGTATGACAGGCTTTACTCGCGGTTATATTTAGGTCATTATGTACTGGAGAGTGTTAGTATATACTTGGTTTACGTAACCTTTTTGGTAATATTTTTTACCGTCAGGTGGAGATAAATCATGCTGATGAGGTTGATGAAATATTTGATGACATAAGTTATACAAAAGGTGCTTTTCTTATCCTGATGCTACAAAGCTATCTCGGCGCTGAATGCTTTCAGGTTGGTCCTTTGTTATTTTAGAAACCCCCTCTGGCTTGAAGCAACTATCTTATTCTCTGAGAAATTTACATTTATGATAAAGGTGTTTGGTGTAGTGTTTCTCATCctgttttcttgaatttttaaatttgtattcTCATTCCTTATCAAACCGGATTCTTATTTAAATTACAGAGTTGATTACATGTTATTTTTTCATGCATCTAGAGGTCACTTGCTTCATATATAAGAAAGCATGCATCCTCAAATGCAAAGACAGAAGATTTATGGGCTGCCCTTGAGGAGGGATCTGGTGAACCTGTGAACAAGCTAATGAATTCATGGACTCAGCAAAAAGGTTACCCAGTTGTTTCTGTCAAAGTCAAAGATCAGAAATTGGAGTTTGATCAGGTTTCCTTGTGTTTGCCTCCTTCAAAATCTTGTTTTAGTATCAAATGCAATTATCAAGAAATAGTGTCTGAGATCTAATGCATATATAAGCTGTTAAATTGTTTGTTTAGGTTTAATTCCATGGTACTTGGAAACGGACAAATATCTGATAAATAAAGTAATAATTGACAGACGCAGTTCTTGTCAAGTGGTTCTCAAGGTGATGGACAATGGATTGTGCCGATAACATTATGTTGTGGCTCATATAATGTACGCAAGAGTTTCCTACTACAAACGAAGTCTAGAACTCTTGACATAAAGGAATTTCTGGATTGCTCAATATCAGAGACTGGAAGTAGAGGAAGCAATGAAAACAATGCATTATGCAGCTGGATAAAATTCAATGTGGATCAGACTGGTTTTTACAGGGTGAAATATGATGAGGAACTTGCTGATAAACTTAGAAATGCTATAGAGAACAAATACTTGTCTGCAACTGACAGATTTGGTAATCATCTTTTTATGCACACATCTCTTTGATAGCGAAGCTGATAGTTTTCATTGCTTACCTTGGCTCGCCAGCAGTTTCATcaagtttttccttttaacaGGAGTTTTAGATGATTCATTTGCCCTTTCTATGGCTTGCCAGCAGTCTTTTGCATCATTGCTTACCTTGTTGGGTGCTTACAGAGAGGAACTTGACTTTACAGTGCTGTCAAATTTGATTACCGTAATGATCACCTCTGCATTGTGTTTATGTTACTGTATTTATGGCCTTGGCTTGATTCTGTTGTTAACTTTTCACAGATAAGCTATAAGCTGGCAAGAATTGCAGCTGATGCTGTACCCGAGCTACTGGATCTCATTAATCAATTCCTTATTGGCCTTCTCCAGTACTCTGCACAGTAAGgttttttcttcagtttttaaCTGCTCAAGCATCTATAGAAATCTGTGATTAAGAATTCTGGGAATTTAAAGTGCTCTGTTCACTGCTCATTTAACCTTAAGTGATATAAGTCAGTTGTATATCAAATTTGTTGCTAGTTAAATTTTGAAGCTACCATATAAAATGGGAGGTTTATGGAACATTGCCTTTGTGTAGAAACAAGATATCGGGAAACATCTTTCTTGATGCTACATATGTTTGACACTCCCAAACTATCCACAAGATttacttatttctttttctttatttttgttgaagtttattgtttatatttgaatttgtttacaGGAAGCTTGGTTGGGACCCTAAACCCGGCGAGAGTCATTTAGATGCAATGTTGAGAGGAGAAATTTTAGCTGCCCTTGCTGTGTTTGGACATGACCTGACGATAAATGAAGCAAGTAGGCGCTTTCATGCCTTCTTAGATGACAGAAATACGGCACTCCTTCCTGCTGACATAAGAAAGGTTGTTTTGATTTAAACCATTCATTAAGCACCCATATTTGTCCTTTTAAGTTCCCTGCTGATGTTCATCATGAACTATTGCTGCAGGCAGTGTATGTGGCTGTAATGCGAAGAGTAAGCACGTCTAACAGATCAGGCTATGAATCTCTTCTTAGAGTTTACAGAGAGACTGATCTAAGCCAGGAGAAAAACCGCATTTTAAGTAATACTGATTAATTTGTAAAATCATTCCAAACATCTGAGTTTGTTATAATGTGGCAATAATCTCTCTCTCGGTGCCTGCAGGTTCATTAGCATCGTGTCCTGATCCAATCATAACACTGGAAGTTCTCAACTTTTTATTGACTTCTGAGGTATTTCagattttatttctctctTAATTTCAGTTTGATAGTTTTACAAATTAGTAGTAAATTAGAGTATCTCAAAGCTTGGTGATATACCAACTTCAATACCCATCTATATAGGTCCGCAGTCAGGACGCTATCATGGGACTTCATGTTAGTAGTAAAGGACGGGAAACAGCTTGGACGTGGCTGAAGGTAACTCTCAAGCACTAGTTTTTACTGCTTCTTTAAACCctaatattttcctttttttttttcttttttcttttatacaagtgatagtctaacTTACTCTAAATTTATCAAATCTACGGAAGGGAAATTCGAACTTGGGTGTGAAGGGGCGGGCTcagtgttttgtttttgagtcGTCTTCTTTTCCCACTTTTGTTGCTATGTTTGATTTTGCCTTTTGGATGCTTCGAAATGCAGGATAACTGGGAGCACATCTCGAACACCTGGAGTTCCGGATTTCTAATGACCTGCTTTGTCACAGCAATTGTTTCTCCGGTtcgttaaaaaataaaaataaaaaaaaatcttattttCTATGATGTTcctattttgtttaatttagaTCCGAAATTACATAAGCAAATGGTATATAACGCCTTCATTTTCCTTTGCAGTTTGCTTCAATTGAGAAGGTGAAGGAAATAGATGAGTTCTTCAAAGCCCGTCCTAACCCTTCAATAACTAGAACCTTGAAGCAGAGCATCGAGAGGGTACGCATCAACGCCAAGTGGGTTCAGAGTGTTGATAGTGAGAAAAATCTTGCTGATGTTGTGAAGGAGTTGGTGCACAGGAAATACTGAGGTTCCATTTTTGGCCTCCTCTGCTCGGTAGCCAATCTCGCCCGTTATGTCAACGGCAAACCAATCACCAGTCCATTGAGaataatataacaaaaatcACACAGAGAAGATCACAAATGTGCAAGccaatttccaaatttacTACTTTTATAAGCATTAGGATTGAAATAATATTTAGGGGTAAATACGGGGTAAATACCTCACTGAGCTGTTTAACTCGGAGGCATAATGAATACAATTTGCCCACAATGTTAAAAGCATCACACTGCCACCTTTTCCTATTTCTACTACCAAGCAGCTAAGATTTACACAGCCAAAGTGGGTACAGCACAGCGAACATCAAAcacttcaaaaataaaaaaaccgaAGATTCTAGAATGGCATGGCAGATGTTCTATGATACATACAGACTGCGGTTCTCATTAAGCAATGAAGCCCAGGTGAAAAACAAATGGGCAACACAATATCAGATCATAAGAAGCCATCATGTTTTGCTTTTAAACTTCCTTTGAGCTTTCAAATCCACCACAATTACAGTAATGTTGTCCTTACTTCCTTTTTGAAGAGCACGGTTCGAAAGCAACTCCGCAGCTGCCTGAGCTGCGGGATCAATTCCTTCGCCTCTTTCCAGCGGAAGTGGAGTAATGCCATTCTTCTTGTGCCAGAGAAGTATTCGTCTCCGAGCAAGGTCACACACTTCTTCATTTGACATAACATCCCATAAACCATCACTGGCTAAAATGAGGCATTCGTCATCTTTTGTTCGAGGAATAAACATCACTTCTGGTTCTGGAATGATCCACGGTTTTAAATATCTATCGCCTGCAACTCGAAACCAAGGTTGAAATTTAACTTTACGAAGTGTTAGACTACCCAAGTTTGACTAGGATGTATTTTTTCTATGTACCTTGGTTAGAAAATAAGTTTGCGTCTGAAAAAACACATATCATGTTTGGACCTAACATCAAATCTTCATGAATATATGATTTCTGGACAAAGTTTAGTTACTACTttactgtatatatataatagtattaTGTGAAGTACTACAGAAGTCATCCATGAAAGAAGCATGgaattgcaaaagaaaaaaaaaaaaatcatgacgAAGCACATACCTATAGACCTCGACATAGCAAGAACACCAAAAACACGATGCCCATTCCATTGTATGACCTTGCCCCCAGCTGCCTCAATCCTTGCATATTCATCTTCCCGATTTGGCTAAAATAACGAATGCAGATCAGTTTGCATAATCAGTCATGAACTATAAGATAGAGTAGTTCAGTTAGTGAACCTTACTTTATGATCCACTGATAATGCCATGGGTTCTTTACCACGACACAGAACTACTCTTGAATCTCCACAGTTTGCTACTATTATATGAGACGAACAAATAAGGGCAACAACAGCAGTGGAACCAACAGTTTCCGGGGCAACAGGCTCAAGACTAGCCTTCCCTCCAACTTCAGTATCAACCTTATGAAAACAATTGGTAAATGCTTTTCTCCATTGCTCTTGGCAATTATCTTTGACACTTTCATGAATAAGGCCTTCCTTAACGGACTCTATCTCTTCAACCAAAGCCAAATGTACACGATCACGACAATAGTTTGCAACCTAAACAAAGTGAAACCCAACCCCACGAAACACAGTTACTGGCAGAAAGACATTATATGCATGATATGCAGTAGGAAAACTATGCACAAGGAATAGATAAGAAATATGAAATGGTACCTGAGAGCCTCCATGACCATCATAGACTCCAAAGAAATGAACAATCTGGTTTAAACACTTGCTCATGCCATCAAGTACCCGGTCGCCAATCAGCATTTGAATTGGAATTTTTAAAAGTTGAGGTACAGTGGCAAGTGCGTCTTCCATCTCTGGTCTTCTTCCAATCATGGACGTAAACCCCCAAAGTGGCACATAGTCTACCTCAAAAACACTGCGGCTTACTGTTTCTTTGACCACTGTTTCCACGGGCAATTGAACAACTTCAGATGACTTTGGGTCAGACCCATCACGATTTTCTTCCTCGAGGCTCACCGTCATAGCAAGGGGGTCGGTTGTGACCTCTGTCTCAACTTTTGAATCACCCAACTCTGAAGCCCTTGCAACATCAACACAGCAAATGCCCTTCTCAACGTCTACAGAAGTCAGTGTCCCTATGTCAGGACTAGCCTCATAAACGAGGAAGTCTTCTAAACATAAGCTACTTGACTCACTAGCCACAGAGAGTGAACAAGAGCTATCAAGAATCTGATCGCCTTCCAATGATAAGGAATCATCTTCCTCACTTTCCCGAGCTATCTCATCAGCAGCAGAAGCCCAATTGCTTCCGTCTTGAGATATCATATCCAACAAAGGAGCTTCTCCTTCCTCGTCCTCTTTTGGCACTGAAACTTCTACAAAACTAACTTCATTCTCCAAATAACTACAATTACAAACCTCTTCACCAGCTGCAACCGTCTCACTGGAACCCCTGGTGACAGAATCAGATAGCAACCCCGCCGTGTCTGTCATTAGCTTAAGTCTTGTGACATCCATGTGGGTAGCTATGTTTGGGTTATCACAGACTGAGTTACCTACTCTAAATGGCACCGTGACCGCCGGAGACATCTCCTCCATCAAAATCCTTATCTGGGCAGTACAAAAAGTTACCCTTTGACCCCTCTAACATCACACAACCTGTCAtttctcaattaatttttgaCTTTCTTCTCTTATTGGGAATGATTTTGGAATGTGAATGGTGGGTTTTAACAGACCATTGTCCATGCCTAAGGCACCCAAATAAAGGCCAAAAGAGGGTGCAAATTCAGAAGATGTGAATGTATAGATGAGCTAAAAGGTGGTGAAAAGGAAATGGGTAGTCAGATCTGGCCAACAACAATGGATCGACACTTCTATTTGCGGAAATATGAGCCCTAAATAGGCTAAAAAGACATGTTTGAGGCCTTGTCAACTTCTTCTCTGGACTCTTCTCTATCTACCTCCATCAACTACggcagaaagaaaaaaccagaaaaaccTTTAAATGCACAAATGAAAAACtctaaaatagaaagaaagaaaaaaacaaaaaatcagaTTAAATATGAAACCAACCCCTTATCTaacacaagaaagaaagagaaaaaggggtCATGAGAAAGAAACCCAAGAAAGGCAAAGCCAAGAATCACAGGAAAACCCTATGAAAGAAAGCacctttttttcaaaaaaaactaTTACTTGACTTCCCTGGATCTGAGGCAAGCTATCTCGGCCTCTTGTAAttgaactctctctctttcaaatAATTATGACAATTATTAAGCAAGAAAAGGGAGAAggtaaaagaagaaaggaaaagaagaatcaCTACCTAATTTGTCAACTGTATAGTCTTTTCTTCCCTCCCTTTCACTCgactctctctccctctctctctctctctatcatTTTCTACGTCCAGAGACTTTATTTTAACAGCTGAAATCCATGGGAAGGatcaaaaaaatcaagaaacaaGATATGGGGATGCTTACCATTTAAAAAATCAGCTCAAATATgacttcttttttatatacGTACCTGGAGCTGAGACTTGCAAGCGCAAGAAAGGGAGTGGAGAGAAGAAATACccaaaataaagtaaaaacaataagaaaatagagaaaacaAATTAGGACAAAAGAGACTGGGGAGTGTATTTGAAGAGTGAGAAAAAGGTGACACATGTCAAATCTAGAAGAGCATATTGAAGCATCTCCACCCATCCCATGATCTTTTCCCTTTTCATTCTCTAATCCAAAATTATTATCAAAATACTTTAAAAGGATTTTTTACATATTTGCTAATATTAGAAAGGGACTTTTCTCATATACCTTAcaaggtttttctttttctttttttctttttgcttagGGAGAATACTTAATAGTCACAACTGCATTTTGTGAGGTTTTATATGGCTCGGTAGAAAGTACATGTAAGTTTGTAACCTTAGAAACCAAAAGcacagccaaaaaaaaaacacacacacacacacacacaaattgAGAATTTAGTTGACTAAATATGAAAACCAACCTACCATTGCATTTCAATcttaatttcaacaaataattATGCTTATAGATCggtaaatttgttttcttgttttcattcatctgaaaatatttttaaaaaacgttaCTAAACAggcctttaaaaaaaaaaaaaaaaaggtcctTGTTTTATCAACTAAAGCACCTACTATGTCAAGTTGCATAGTAAAACTTGGTAGAAGCATATGATGCATGAACTCCAGAGAGAGCTATATGAATTGCTGTATACGTCAAacagagcaactccacccatttgcccttagccatggcaaggggggagctagggcagccactattcacgtgaatagtggttgcccttgcaaatagtattttgtctttccatccattgccatggctaagggcaattactattcatttttttattttttcccccttattttttaatgaaaataattaatttggataatattttcagataagatttccgggttcctacgtgtcaagactattcataatcggataaaatttccggataagatttttggattcaaattttggatgaatttcaaatttcaaatttcaaataaatttttgagttcaaatttcgaatgaatttcaaaattcaaatttcagataaattttggttcaaatctcggatgaatttcaaaattcaaatttcatacaaattaaggttcaaatttcggatgaatttcaaatttcagataagattttcatccaatcaaatcaagccacgtggcatgtctatcttgccaaaattttctataaaaccagaggctcagctcatacctctcacaccacatctttctatattttcatttctcatagtttagaattcatacttcattcattctcaatggaagattttaggagatgcttggagaggcaagagcgagaaacaaatgagagaaaccgtagagcagatgaaatcaatgagttgcagagacaagtcgatgaacaagttctcatagcagtggctttgcaagatgaagataaccaaggtcgccgccgtggttTACAAGTCGGCCAccgccggaatgtggaaagttataggcattctcggggtaagaatcttttggaagattattttatcccaacttctttgtactctgatgttgattttcgaaggcgatttagaatgcaacctcatttgttcaataaagtcatgcatgatatttgcaattatgatgcatactttgttcaaaagtgtgatgctattggggttttggggtttcttccggagcaaaagcttacagctgttatacgaatgttggcgtatggagcatctgctgatcaggtggatgagattgcccggatggggaagtccactacgttggaggctttggtaagattttgtcaagcagttgaaactctgtacactagggactacctgcgtagactactcccagggacctccaacggcttctacaaaaagccgaagctcgaggatttccaggaatgattggtagcatcgactgcatgcactggcaatggaagaattgcccaactgcctggcaaggtgattatggaaatagaaaaggccaaaaaagtatcatcctcgAAGCTgttgctggcttcgacacatgggtttggcatgccttctttggagttgcaggatcccaaaatgacctcaacgtgctgggtcaatccccggtcttcaacgatgtattgagaggccagggccccaatatcacatatcaagtcaacaatacagtgtaccagacggggtattatctagctgacggcatctacccgaggtggaccacttttgtcaaatccattccgaatccccgatcccataagcaaaaattatttgctacctatcaagagggatataggaaagatgtcgaaatgtgttttggcatccttcaagctcggtggttgattattcgaggtgtggcccgtatgtttgatgaggagatcctcagaagcattatgatgacttgcatcatcctccataatatgattgtggaggatgagtacgattatgatgctttagaggtctacgaaccggatccaatgaacatggccttgacacggatttatgaaaggcccatggggccaagtggagaaccgtttgagccgaaccgttggtgagggatggtcatttgatgacccgaatgatagatcgatatacagagatgcaatcttcgtatattcatgaaatgcgtcaagttcacttgatggagcatctatgggcggtgaaaggcaatgaagatgaatgatggagcatagatgctttggttatgttttatttagttatggttaggttgtgttgtatttttatttattatggtttgttattattattgtgccttgtttgtagttttttttatttttattttgttttgtttgaagtatggaatatgttgaataaaaaggtaatttattgaatgctttgtttattaaataacgaaatgtaatacaagtcattacaaattactactactaaaataaaatacatgaatcacaacaactttaatagaaaacatgaaaaatacaaatacataaaaggtatgctaactaatttaatggtttccatcatttaaccaatccatgttgctaggcccatcatcccggaaaagtcttcttctcataacatcccttcgttctagcttccaaaattgttttgtttcaggggacatatgacttgtatccatcgccatggtttcccgatccgtcttgtccatatcttttttgcccaaatactccctttctcgtgcatactcagcttgaagggccaactcgttatcTTGATGTTTTTgttccatttcaattcttatgccgttttgccttgcaatttcctccaaaaattttgaattattattgcttgaattacccgctttctttgccttcgcggcctttcggccaatgggcctcggctccttttcgatgggtgagtcttgactcataggagaatcgagaggtgaatccgatgtcattgaatcacggagtggcgtctcgtttaacacaacggcgggacccgtcggaataattatgaagcgtttgcaatatttcaccacctcccaacattcatgatggttgaaactttttttgccacccccggttgcaccgaaccacatttgtgcttgaatcatctatttaacaaaaaaatggaaatgcaataaatatttaaaatatattggatatgcaagtaacaaaaaaaataataatggaaatgcaattaaccttacaaataaattaaaagtgcaagaaaattaagaaacaaatggaaatgcaataaatattaacaacatattgaaaatgcaagaaatattaacaaaatattgaaaatgcaagaaatatgaacaaaatatttaaaatgcaagaaatattaacaacaagaaatattgaaaatgcaagaaatattaacaacatattgatattgcaagaaatatgaacaaaatatttaaaatgcaagaaatattaacaaaatattgaaaatgcaagcaatattaacaaaatatatatattaggagattaaacttaataaaacaaaaattataaaatacttacctcgttagtacgattttccccgatagttgtccatcgcttttgctaggacatctctccattttcccaactctttatgtagaattttccacctactggataatgtcatctccgtacgagtagaacccggaattttttcacaaaattcggcatgaatttttttccacatatgaaaaaatttcatctcattgccggacacgggacaatgacaaatttggagccaagcctcacacaaggaaacatcttccatggtgctccaagcccctccggtttcgatagtataagtataatgaaatgtatgaggattggtgttgaaagtgaagggtatttataggtatttatagaagaaaaaaaatcagaattttttagaattttttaaaaaaaatttcgaattttttttttttcatattttattgcCAAAAAAAGGCACAGCCGTAGGATTGGATTCGGATATGCTGATCGGAGGGCTGGGGGCACGACACGTGGCAACTTCCCGTTGGAGCTGGCATCGCGCTGATGTCAGCGCTCgttgcacgcgccaacggtaaaaaaaatttgaacgcGGTCGCTGTCGTCAGCGTGACGcaagcgctgacgtcagcgctgcGAGCTGAAGCTCCGGCTCAACtcgccttcgggctggccctagttggtgggtcccacaagCCCCCCGGGCTTGGGCTAGCCGCTGgaacgaaatttttttttttccccctcgCCTCGGACTCGGCTGGCCCGTTGGACTTGCTCTAAACCTAAATTCACATAATTTGTATATAAAATATCCGTATAATACAAATTTCGTAATATACTTGGGGAAACATGGCATTTAGTTGTATAATTATTCATTAAGCTCTGCGAAATGTCTCAGCTCTGCCCTACTTTTAGCTTGATTACTAAATCAATTAGTTGACTTTTGCAATCATTAACTAAATCAATcatggaagaaaagaaattagcattttcttttccaaaaacaATGACAAGTCAAAACGACAGTACCTTTTGAAATTTAGACAAACTAGACGCCTTCTCCCAAATGGCTCAACTGTCCCTTTTACAAATCCACTAGAAAATTTCGTTAATAATACTCATTTGGCCTGAATAGGAAGATGTcccaacaaaatttaaaaagattttccacaaatcaagatttgaaaacagataaaaataaataaataagtgaaATAAAATACTGTAAAGTGTCTActatttatcttcttttttcttttttttctttttttattttcctgaAAACAATGCCGaaacaaacagaaagaaagTGAAGATGTCTCGGAGACTCGGACGACCTGGCTGACTGACTGGTGTCATAAAACGACGTCACCAAGTGACGCGAATTActcaaattgaaaaatgaaacGGCCCACTTCACTTTTCTTATTGGGTCTCTCATCTTTTATCCTcttctgggttttgtttgtaGGTCTCTCTGAGTCTGACCAAAAATTTAGGGcctgacccaaaaaaattcaggGCCCTCTCTGTTTCTGTCTCATTTGGATCAGAGAAGTTTTGAGCCCAAACTTCCCTTGAGCTGGgtaacaaaaaacaaaggccaggaaataaaaagaaaagaacagagAGATCTTGCTTGCTCTCATGTTTGATTGAGAATGATATTTAAAAAGTCAAACTCAAAAGTTTcccttaaaaaaagaaaattccaaatCTCCCATACGTCCAAGGTGACAtattaagaaaagaagacGACCTTAGAATAGTCATATTAACAATGGAAAAGCAAGGCATATTAAAAGACACCTCATAATTTGTAATATTCCATTTTGGACACACAATAAGAGGTGCAATTCAAGTTAATCCCTTAAAAGATTACACAACACAACAGAGAAAATTCTCTCTAAAATGGCCATTACTGAGTTTCTTGGTAATTGGCCAAGTTGAATTATGATTTGGCCGGAAACTGCCGCTAGAGAAGGCAAGGATGATAAC
The window above is part of the Prunus dulcis chromosome 1, ALMONDv2, whole genome shotgun sequence genome. Proteins encoded here:
- the LOC117627431 gene encoding probable protein phosphatase 2C 6; this translates as MEEMSPAVTVPFRVGNSVCDNPNIATHMDVTRLKLMTDTAGLLSDSVTRGSSETVAAGEEVCNCSYLENEVSFVEVSVPKEDEEGEAPLLDMISQDGSNWASAADEIARESEEDDSLSLEGDQILDSSCSLSVASESSSLCLEDFLVYEASPDIGTLTSVDVEKGICCVDVARASELGDSKVETEVTTDPLAMTVSLEEENRDGSDPKSSEVVQLPVETVVKETVSRSVFEVDYVPLWGFTSMIGRRPEMEDALATVPQLLKIPIQMLIGDRVLDGMSKCLNQIVHFFGVYDGHGGSQVANYCRDRVHLALVEEIESVKEGLIHESVKDNCQEQWRKAFTNCFHKVDTEVGGKASLEPVAPETVGSTAVVALICSSHIIVANCGDSRVVLCRGKEPMALSVDHKPNREDEYARIEAAGGKVIQWNGHRVFGVLAMSRSIGDRYLKPWIIPEPEVMFIPRTKDDECLILASDGLWDVMSNEEVCDLARRRILLWHKKNGITPLPLERGEGIDPAAQAAAELLSNRALQKGSKDNITVIVVDLKAQRKFKSKT